A part of Candidatus Stoquefichus sp. SB1 genomic DNA contains:
- a CDS encoding DnaD domain protein: MSDLYRVELHYPLDDVQNDILYYLYQPLVGAPAISLYMMLVVEGKRMQKMVAPSSLSRLVSFISMSLIEMEKNFRSLEAIGLLKTYIKHDEHYTQYVYQLQSPLSLKAFFKNQILTSLFTDSMSEEDFQKTLQYFKISLENLEDYEDVTAKFQDVFTIRHLHQKGRLLKYNEDLKEKSIQQIETTYDLELLYKSLADYQINRSKLSNDDIEYIVQLAIVYSVDALSLAGLVKDSMQSNGFQRDLFKVNIKKYYEMDNRDQLKEVYHKQPLQYHTTGEQSPLVLHMQYLDSLTPYELLKDKQGGKEPVFHDLMIVEMLMVQLGLQPSVVNVLIEYVLGKNQNRLSKRYCEAIGASWARKNIHTAMEAYRELMDKSDEEEKVEVKAVEIKEEQSDELMNLLSQLKEGQL; encoded by the coding sequence ATGAGTGATTTATATAGAGTTGAGCTTCATTATCCCTTAGATGATGTTCAAAACGATATTCTCTATTATTTATATCAGCCACTTGTGGGAGCACCAGCTATAAGTTTATATATGATGCTTGTGGTTGAAGGAAAAAGAATGCAAAAGATGGTGGCACCATCATCATTATCACGACTTGTTTCATTTATCTCAATGAGTCTTATAGAAATGGAAAAGAATTTTCGTTCTCTAGAGGCGATTGGTCTTTTAAAAACATATATTAAACATGATGAACACTATACTCAATATGTATATCAATTACAATCACCACTTTCTTTAAAAGCCTTTTTTAAAAATCAGATTTTAACTTCATTATTCACTGATTCTATGTCAGAAGAAGATTTTCAAAAAACGCTTCAATATTTCAAGATTTCTTTAGAAAATCTTGAAGATTATGAAGATGTTACAGCTAAATTTCAAGATGTTTTTACAATTCGTCATTTACATCAAAAAGGACGTCTATTAAAGTATAATGAAGATTTAAAAGAAAAATCTATACAACAAATTGAAACAACATATGATTTAGAACTTTTATATAAAAGCTTAGCAGATTATCAAATCAATCGTTCTAAATTATCAAACGATGATATTGAATATATAGTACAATTGGCTATTGTCTATTCAGTTGATGCTTTAAGCCTGGCGGGGTTGGTTAAGGATTCTATGCAGTCAAATGGTTTTCAAAGGGATCTTTTTAAAGTCAATATCAAAAAGTATTATGAAATGGATAATCGTGATCAGTTAAAGGAAGTTTATCATAAACAGCCATTACAATATCATACAACAGGAGAACAGTCACCACTTGTATTACATATGCAGTATTTGGATAGTTTAACACCATATGAATTGTTGAAAGATAAACAAGGTGGAAAAGAACCGGTTTTCCATGATTTAATGATTGTTGAAATGTTGATGGTACAATTGGGATTACAGCCTTCAGTTGTTAATGTTTTAATTGAATATGTTTTAGGAAAAAATCAAAATCGTTTATCTAAACGTTATTGTGAAGCCATTGGTGCTTCATGGGCACGTAAGAATATTCATACAGCTATGGAAGCTTATCGAGAATTGATGGATAAAAGTGATGAAGAAGAAAAGGTTGAAGTGAAAGCAGTTGAAATAAAAGAAGAACAATCTGATGAATTAATGAATTTATTAAGTCAGTTGAAGGAGGGACAGTTATGA
- a CDS encoding ATP-binding protein yields the protein MKRVGDMMGNFDIGHMKQESVYALSKEQDIQEFLKKNHLDTSVMDDYWVEFLDFHDDYQTCLHCRSLENCPKENKGMKKNLVYRDGEILIELESCLYGKTLEEKRLLLEKFVVTNMNEHLLLTDLTKLKIVENVQHLSPNTQVALAHILKYIQEPASQGLFLHGEMGTGKTTLLAGLMNSLAKKGKEIGFIHFPTYLIDLKASFSTGDNEYAMERLMKVDYLLLDGIGEENVTAWSRDEILLTILSYRLLNQLPTFFTSMYGYKDLKKVYTIKKGDEIRANTIISKLKALSIEIMLDGGNLK from the coding sequence ATGAAAAGAGTAGGAGATATGATGGGTAACTTTGATATTGGACATATGAAACAAGAAAGTGTTTATGCATTATCAAAAGAACAGGATATACAGGAGTTTCTTAAGAAAAATCATCTTGATACATCGGTGATGGATGATTATTGGGTTGAGTTTTTAGATTTTCATGATGATTATCAAACATGTTTACATTGTCGCTCTTTAGAAAACTGTCCTAAAGAAAATAAGGGGATGAAAAAGAATCTTGTTTATCGTGATGGTGAAATTCTTATTGAGTTAGAAAGTTGTTTATATGGTAAAACTTTAGAAGAGAAACGTTTACTTTTAGAGAAATTTGTTGTGACAAATATGAATGAGCATTTATTATTAACTGATTTAACAAAATTGAAAATTGTTGAAAATGTTCAGCATTTATCACCAAATACCCAAGTGGCTTTAGCTCATATTCTTAAATATATTCAAGAACCAGCAAGTCAGGGCTTATTTTTACATGGTGAAATGGGAACAGGGAAAACAACACTTTTAGCTGGTTTAATGAATTCATTAGCTAAAAAGGGAAAAGAGATAGGATTTATTCATTTCCCTACATATCTTATTGATTTAAAAGCAAGTTTTTCTACAGGTGATAATGAATATGCTATGGAGAGACTAATGAAAGTGGACTATTTATTATTAGATGGCATTGGTGAAGAAAATGTAACAGCATGGTCAAGAGATGAAATTTTATTAACGATCTTATCTTATCGTTTATTAAATCAATTACCTACATTCTTTACCAGTATGTATGGTTATAAAGATCTTAAAAAGGTCTATACTATAAAAAAAGGTGATGAAATTCGTGCAAATACAATTATTTCAAAATTGAAAGCGCTAAGCATTGAAATAATGCTTGACGGAGGCAATTTGAAGTAA
- the pfkA gene encoding 6-phosphofructokinase — MVKCIGVLTSGGDAPGMNAAIRAVTRTCLNKGIKVYGVRLGYKGLHDGDFMEFDSHSTRNIINIGGTFLKSARFPEFKDPAVRLEAIEQMKKVGMEALVVIGGDGSYNGALKLTEMGINCIGIPGTIDNDIPDTEFTIGFDTALNTIVDALDKLRDTSSSHQRCTILEVMGRRCGDLAVHAGLSCGAEMIVTSESGFNQEEIIETLKRSKASDKKHALVVITEHITDVHELAKRIEEATGFETRANVLGHMQRGGSPTARDRVLATRMGIKAVELLEEGKGGLCVSDVRGEIVGLPIEEVLGHKRKVNQGIYEDVLKLR; from the coding sequence ATGGTGAAATGTATTGGAGTGCTAACTTCAGGTGGAGATGCTCCTGGAATGAATGCAGCGATTCGTGCTGTAACAAGAACTTGTTTAAATAAAGGAATCAAAGTTTATGGTGTAAGATTAGGCTATAAAGGATTGCATGATGGAGATTTTATGGAATTTGATAGTCATAGTACACGTAATATTATTAATATTGGTGGGACTTTCTTAAAATCAGCTCGTTTTCCAGAGTTTAAAGATCCTGCTGTGAGACTTGAAGCCATTGAACAAATGAAAAAAGTAGGAATGGAAGCTTTGGTTGTTATTGGTGGCGATGGAAGTTATAATGGTGCATTAAAATTAACAGAAATGGGAATTAATTGTATTGGTATTCCTGGAACAATTGATAATGATATTCCTGATACAGAATTTACAATTGGATTTGATACTGCATTAAATACAATTGTAGATGCTTTAGATAAATTAAGAGATACTTCAAGTTCTCATCAAAGATGTACAATTCTTGAAGTTATGGGAAGAAGATGTGGAGATTTAGCCGTTCATGCTGGTCTTTCTTGTGGAGCTGAAATGATTGTAACAAGTGAAAGTGGATTTAATCAAGAAGAGATTATTGAAACTTTAAAACGTTCAAAAGCTTCAGATAAAAAACATGCTTTGGTTGTTATTACTGAACATATTACAGATGTTCATGAACTTGCAAAACGTATTGAAGAAGCGACTGGATTTGAAACACGTGCTAATGTTTTAGGACATATGCAAAGAGGTGGAAGTCCAACTGCAAGAGATCGTGTTTTAGCTACACGTATGGGTATTAAAGCTGTTGAATTGCTTGAAGAAGGAAAAGGTGGATTATGTGTCAGTGATGTAAGAGGTGAAATTGTAGGTTTACCTATTGAAGAAGTCTTAGGTCATAAACGTAAAGTCAATCAAGGTATTTACGAAGATGTATTAAAACTTCGTTAA
- the pyk gene encoding pyruvate kinase produces the protein MKEKMKKTKIVCTIGPASESPKMLKKLVLAGMNVMRCNFSHGDYEEHGAKMQTMRDVNAELGTHCAILLDTKGPEIRTGDFEGGVTEFKKGQVSTICVEDIVGTSDRFTITYKDLYKDVKPGGFILVNDGQVELLVDHVEGTDIVCVCANDGKVKNKRGINVPGIELGFEFVSEKDRADIEFGCKENVDFIAASFVRRPQDVLDIKKILVENGKPEIQIIAKIENSEGVEKMDDIIKVADGIMVARGDLGVEVPAEDVPLIQKQLITKCKEAGKVVITATQMLESMQENPRPTRAEVSDVANAIYDGTDAIMLSGESAQGKYPEEAVMVMNKIALKTESTLDYASLHRKAVRTATDDASEAICMSVAEIATKFNVAAIVAFTESGFTAKKMSRYRPECPIIAATPIDDTLRKLALNWGVKAVSCKQMETTEGLLNLAEVIAKENGINAGETILVTGGTPGIKGTTSYLQLVNVK, from the coding sequence ATGAAAGAAAAAATGAAAAAGACGAAGATTGTTTGTACAATCGGACCTGCATCTGAAAGTCCAAAGATGTTAAAGAAATTAGTTTTAGCTGGAATGAACGTGATGCGTTGTAATTTTTCTCATGGTGATTATGAAGAACATGGAGCAAAAATGCAAACTATGCGTGATGTAAATGCTGAACTTGGAACTCATTGTGCAATTCTTTTAGATACGAAAGGACCTGAAATTCGTACTGGGGATTTCGAAGGTGGCGTAACTGAATTTAAAAAAGGACAAGTTTCTACAATTTGTGTAGAAGACATCGTTGGGACATCAGACCGTTTTACTATTACTTATAAAGATTTATATAAAGATGTTAAACCTGGTGGATTTATTTTGGTTAATGATGGTCAAGTTGAATTATTAGTTGATCATGTGGAAGGAACTGATATTGTTTGTGTTTGTGCAAATGATGGTAAAGTAAAAAATAAACGTGGTATTAATGTACCAGGTATTGAATTAGGATTTGAGTTCGTATCTGAAAAAGATAGAGCTGATATTGAATTTGGATGTAAAGAAAATGTTGATTTTATTGCAGCATCATTCGTTCGTCGTCCACAGGATGTTTTAGACATTAAGAAAATTCTTGTTGAAAATGGAAAACCTGAAATTCAAATCATCGCTAAAATTGAAAACAGCGAAGGTGTTGAAAAAATGGATGATATTATAAAAGTTGCTGATGGAATCATGGTTGCTCGTGGAGACTTAGGTGTTGAAGTTCCTGCTGAAGATGTACCATTAATCCAAAAACAATTAATTACAAAATGTAAAGAAGCTGGAAAAGTTGTTATTACTGCAACTCAAATGTTAGAATCTATGCAAGAAAATCCTAGACCAACTCGTGCTGAAGTTAGTGACGTTGCAAATGCTATTTATGATGGTACTGATGCAATTATGTTATCTGGTGAATCTGCACAAGGGAAATATCCTGAAGAAGCAGTTATGGTTATGAACAAGATTGCTTTAAAGACTGAATCAACTTTAGATTATGCTTCATTACATAGAAAAGCAGTCAGAACTGCAACTGATGATGCATCAGAGGCTATTTGTATGTCAGTTGCTGAAATTGCAACAAAATTCAACGTTGCTGCAATTGTTGCTTTCACTGAATCAGGATTTACTGCTAAGAAAATGTCAAGATATAGACCAGAATGCCCAATTATTGCGGCAACACCAATTGATGATACATTAAGAAAATTAGCATTAAACTGGGGTGTTAAAGCTGTTTCTTGTAAACAAATGGAAACAACTGAAGGTTTATTAAATTTAGCAGAAGTTATTGCTAAAGAAAATGGTATTAATGCTGGTGAAACAATTTTAGTAACTGGAGGAACACCAGGTATTAAAGGAACAACAAGTTATTTACAATTAGTCAATGTAAAGTAG
- the thrS gene encoding threonine--tRNA ligase codes for MRDFKNEDVLNTLNHSCAHVMAQAVKHLYPEAKFWVGPVVSEGFYYDIDLGDQVITDEDLPKIEKEMKKICKDGKRIVRVEISKAEALEMFQDDPYKIDLIGGLEDGQITCYRQGDFVDLCRGPHVETVKQCKNFKLLKHSGAYWKGDKNNKVLQRIYGVCFPTPEELQEHLDFLEEAKKRDHKKLGRELDLFMMSEYAPGMPFFLPHGMLLRNTLEQYWYEEHAKEGYEFIKTPIMMSKELWEVSGHWYNYKENMYTSYVDDREFAIKPMNCPGSMLVYKNGLHSYKDLPLRMGELGQVHRHEASGALNGLFRVRTFTQDDAHIFMTPDQIESEVVRLIAFIDRVYTNLGLPYEIELSTRPEEKYIGEIEIWDKSEAALAAACKAAGKDYKINPGDGAFYGPKLDFHVKDSLGRVWQCGTIQLDMNLPERFDLTYVDHNGEKVRPVMLHRVIFGSIERFIGILIEHFAGAFPLWLAPTQVKVIPVKNEYHLEYSKEVYQLLEAKGIRVELDDREEKLGYRIREAQMKKIPYQLVLGDKERDERTVTYRQYGEQKQTTVSLDEFVAMVLKQIADKTR; via the coding sequence ATGAGAGATTTTAAAAATGAAGATGTTTTAAATACTTTGAATCATTCTTGTGCCCATGTGATGGCACAAGCAGTCAAACATTTATATCCAGAGGCTAAATTTTGGGTTGGACCTGTGGTAAGTGAAGGATTTTATTATGATATTGATTTAGGTGATCAAGTGATTACTGATGAGGATTTACCAAAGATTGAAAAAGAAATGAAAAAGATTTGTAAGGATGGTAAACGTATTGTGAGAGTTGAAATTTCTAAAGCAGAAGCTTTAGAAATGTTTCAGGATGATCCTTATAAAATTGATTTGATTGGTGGGTTAGAAGATGGTCAGATTACTTGTTATCGTCAAGGAGATTTTGTAGATTTATGTCGAGGACCACATGTTGAAACTGTAAAACAATGTAAGAATTTTAAGTTATTAAAACATTCTGGTGCTTATTGGAAAGGTGATAAGAACAACAAAGTATTACAAAGAATTTATGGTGTTTGTTTCCCAACACCAGAAGAGTTACAGGAACATTTAGATTTCTTAGAAGAAGCAAAGAAAAGAGATCATAAAAAATTAGGAAGAGAATTAGATTTATTTATGATGAGTGAATATGCTCCTGGAATGCCTTTTTTCTTACCACATGGAATGTTATTAAGAAATACACTAGAACAATACTGGTATGAAGAACATGCTAAAGAAGGCTATGAATTTATTAAAACACCAATCATGATGTCTAAAGAATTATGGGAAGTTTCAGGACATTGGTATAATTATAAAGAAAATATGTATACAAGTTATGTTGATGATCGTGAATTTGCAATTAAACCAATGAATTGTCCTGGTAGTATGTTAGTCTATAAGAACGGTTTACATTCATATAAAGACTTACCACTTCGAATGGGAGAACTTGGTCAGGTTCATAGACATGAAGCTAGTGGAGCTTTAAATGGCTTATTTAGAGTTCGTACTTTTACTCAAGATGATGCTCATATCTTTATGACACCAGATCAGATTGAAAGTGAAGTTGTAAGATTGATTGCATTTATTGATCGTGTTTATACAAACTTGGGATTACCATATGAAATTGAATTATCTACAAGACCAGAAGAAAAATATATTGGTGAAATTGAAATATGGGATAAGAGTGAGGCTGCTTTAGCAGCTGCATGTAAGGCTGCTGGTAAGGATTACAAAATTAATCCTGGAGATGGTGCTTTCTATGGTCCAAAATTAGATTTCCATGTGAAAGATTCTTTAGGAAGAGTTTGGCAATGTGGAACAATTCAGTTAGATATGAATTTACCTGAAAGATTTGATTTAACTTATGTAGATCATAATGGTGAAAAAGTGAGACCGGTTATGTTACATAGAGTTATCTTTGGATCTATTGAAAGATTTATTGGTATTTTGATTGAACATTTTGCTGGAGCTTTCCCATTATGGTTAGCACCAACTCAAGTAAAAGTGATTCCAGTTAAAAATGAATATCATTTAGAGTATTCTAAGGAAGTTTATCAATTATTAGAAGCTAAAGGAATACGTGTAGAGTTAGATGATCGTGAAGAAAAATTAGGTTATCGTATTCGTGAAGCACAGATGAAAAAGATTCCTTATCAGTTAGTATTAGGAGATAAGGAAAGAGATGAAAGAACAGTGACTTATCGTCAATACGGGGAACAAAAACAAACAACTGTTTCACTTGATGAATTTGTGGCAATGGTTTTAAAACAAATTGCAGACAAAACAAGATAA
- a CDS encoding ABC transporter ATP-binding protein has product MKLILHYLKRYKKLLILNMISVFGFALVELGLPTIIANMIDYGVSTQNQNYLYSMWFFAIFISLLGVAGTILLGYCCAKISTSITKDIRNDIFTKVQTFSPYEFNRFGISSLITRTNNDAFQIQMFINVILRTALLTPVMVVISFVMTLKTSLELSLIIAATLPIVVIGVIIVAKVSEPMSQKQQTSLDQLNRISRENLSGLKVIRAFGNDQYEQQRFNETNDVFTKYTKNIFKLMTLTQPVFYLLMNIATLLIFFVASQMINTGSLQVGKLVAFQDYLFHAMFSMMLFCSVFVMYPRAAVSAKRIQEVLTTKSHIQDVDCLDVPEVSQHSISFEHVTFAYPDSEIPVLKDISFQAKEGETVAFIGSTGSGKSTLINLIPRFYDITVGKIMIDGMDIQDYSMEALRNKIGFIPQKAMLFTGTIADNLRYGKSDASLDELKHAATVAQSYDFIMEKPQGFDEMITESATNVSGGQRQRLSIARAIIKKPEIYIFDDSFSALDFKTDAALRFALKQETKHSIVLIVAQRISTIMDADRIIVLDEGRIIGQGTHQELLKTCSIYHEIALSQLSEEELRYE; this is encoded by the coding sequence ATGAAACTGATATTACATTATTTAAAAAGATATAAAAAGTTACTTATATTGAATATGATATCTGTTTTTGGTTTTGCTTTGGTTGAATTAGGTCTGCCAACAATTATTGCCAATATGATTGATTATGGAGTTTCAACCCAAAATCAAAACTATTTATATTCTATGTGGTTTTTTGCCATTTTTATTTCATTATTAGGTGTTGCTGGAACGATTTTATTAGGATATTGTTGTGCGAAAATATCTACATCAATTACAAAAGATATTCGTAATGATATTTTTACAAAAGTACAAACTTTTTCTCCTTATGAATTTAATCGTTTTGGCATTTCATCTTTAATTACACGTACGAATAATGATGCTTTTCAAATCCAAATGTTTATTAATGTTATATTAAGAACAGCTTTATTAACACCTGTTATGGTCGTTATTAGCTTTGTTATGACATTAAAGACATCTTTAGAACTATCTCTCATTATTGCTGCAACATTACCAATAGTTGTTATTGGAGTCATTATTGTTGCTAAGGTTTCTGAACCAATGTCTCAAAAACAACAAACTTCATTAGACCAATTGAATCGTATATCTCGTGAAAATTTATCTGGTTTAAAAGTGATTCGTGCCTTTGGTAATGATCAATATGAACAACAACGTTTTAATGAAACTAATGATGTCTTTACAAAGTATACAAAAAACATATTTAAATTAATGACATTAACGCAACCCGTCTTTTATTTATTAATGAATATAGCAACTTTACTGATCTTTTTTGTTGCCAGTCAAATGATTAATACTGGTTCTTTGCAAGTTGGAAAACTTGTGGCTTTTCAGGATTATTTATTCCATGCTATGTTTTCTATGATGCTTTTTTGTAGTGTGTTTGTCATGTATCCACGTGCAGCCGTTTCAGCTAAGCGTATTCAGGAAGTTTTAACAACCAAAAGTCATATTCAGGATGTCGATTGCTTAGATGTGCCTGAGGTGAGCCAACATTCAATCTCTTTTGAACATGTAACATTTGCTTATCCGGATAGTGAAATTCCCGTCTTAAAAGATATTTCCTTTCAGGCAAAAGAGGGAGAAACTGTTGCTTTTATAGGAAGTACAGGTTCTGGTAAAAGTACATTGATTAACTTGATTCCCCGTTTTTATGATATTACAGTTGGAAAAATTATGATTGATGGTATGGATATTCAAGATTATTCAATGGAAGCATTAAGGAATAAAATAGGTTTTATTCCCCAAAAAGCGATGTTATTTACTGGAACAATTGCAGATAATTTAAGATATGGGAAATCTGATGCATCATTAGATGAATTAAAACATGCAGCTACTGTTGCACAAAGTTATGATTTCATTATGGAAAAACCACAAGGTTTTGATGAAATGATTACTGAAAGTGCAACAAACGTTTCTGGTGGACAGCGTCAGCGTTTAAGTATTGCCCGAGCAATCATTAAAAAGCCAGAAATCTATATTTTTGATGATTCTTTTTCAGCATTAGATTTTAAAACAGATGCTGCACTGAGATTTGCCCTTAAACAAGAAACAAAACATTCAATTGTACTGATTGTTGCTCAACGAATTTCAACAATTATGGATGCTGATCGTATTATTGTGTTAGATGAGGGGCGCATTATTGGTCAAGGAACACATCAAGAACTCTTAAAGACATGTTCAATTTATCATGAGATTGCTTTATCACAGTTAAGTGAGGAGGAATTGCGTTATGAATAA
- a CDS encoding ABC transporter ATP-binding protein has translation MNKKWQTFKTSIQQLSPFISPYKWGFFLAMFMVVVTCFALSVSPMVEGMITSLLMKNATDIANHVPQATVEFDKVIQIIGVLIGLYLLKTLSQSITTITLTNSIQSAMHDLRNALQDKIRQLPVSYFDTHQFGDILSRITNDVDTLSNALQQTLTELIRGVLMLTLAIVMMFNINVVMTCIVLFIIPSALLITRFIVKRSQRQFQAQQDALGELNGAITEMYTGYNEILLFNKQQQSIHQFKKINDNLCHHAFKAQFMSSIISPCISLVTYIIIGTIGFVGSLYAIQGQLLIGELQAFVRYIWQVNDPISQVSNLSSQIQSAFAATHRIFEVLNEKEEPPIEKVHELESVIGHVELDHVCFGYHDKEVLHDLDVDIKSGQMVAVVGPTGSGKTTLISLLMRFYDPTSGSIRIDGVDIKDMPREKLRSIFGMVLQDTWLFHGTIYDNIRYGRIDARRDEVIEAAKQANVDHFIRTLPEGYDMIVNEEANNISQGEKQLLTIARAILKNPPIMILDEATSSVDTRLEHMLQDAMQKVMQGRTSFVIAHRLSTIRNADLILVIKDGYLIEKGTHEQLIAQQGFYQKLYNAQFQDDVLEEK, from the coding sequence ATGAATAAGAAATGGCAAACTTTTAAGACCTCTATTCAACAACTCTCACCATTTATTTCACCTTACAAATGGGGCTTCTTTTTAGCTATGTTTATGGTTGTAGTGACATGTTTTGCATTGTCTGTTTCTCCTATGGTAGAAGGAATGATTACTTCTTTGCTAATGAAAAATGCGACTGATATTGCTAATCATGTCCCACAAGCTACAGTTGAATTTGATAAAGTCATTCAAATTATTGGTGTTTTGATTGGTTTGTATTTATTAAAAACCTTGTCTCAATCCATCACAACAATTACACTTACAAATTCTATTCAAAGTGCAATGCATGATTTACGTAATGCTCTTCAAGATAAAATTCGTCAATTACCTGTCAGTTATTTTGATACTCATCAATTTGGTGATATTTTAAGTCGTATTACAAATGATGTTGATACATTATCAAATGCCTTACAACAAACACTAACAGAACTTATCCGAGGTGTTTTGATGCTAACATTAGCAATTGTCATGATGTTTAATATCAACGTTGTTATGACATGTATTGTTTTATTCATTATTCCATCAGCTTTGCTGATTACACGATTCATTGTGAAACGTTCACAACGACAATTTCAGGCTCAACAAGATGCTTTAGGTGAACTCAATGGCGCAATTACAGAAATGTATACAGGATATAATGAAATATTGTTGTTTAATAAACAACAGCAGTCAATTCATCAATTTAAAAAGATTAATGATAATCTTTGTCATCATGCTTTTAAAGCTCAGTTCATGTCATCCATTATCTCACCTTGTATTTCTTTGGTAACCTATATTATTATAGGAACAATTGGTTTTGTAGGGAGTCTTTATGCTATTCAAGGTCAATTATTGATTGGTGAACTACAAGCTTTTGTGAGATATATTTGGCAAGTCAATGACCCTATATCTCAAGTCAGTAATTTATCTTCGCAGATTCAGTCAGCATTTGCTGCAACCCATCGTATTTTTGAGGTTTTGAATGAAAAAGAAGAACCGCCAATAGAAAAAGTACATGAACTTGAGAGTGTGATTGGCCATGTTGAATTAGATCATGTTTGTTTTGGTTACCATGATAAAGAAGTTCTCCATGATTTAGATGTCGATATTAAAAGTGGTCAAATGGTTGCTGTTGTAGGCCCAACAGGTTCAGGAAAAACAACATTAATTAGTTTACTGATGCGATTTTATGATCCAACTTCTGGTAGTATTCGGATAGATGGAGTAGATATTAAAGACATGCCAAGAGAGAAACTTCGTTCTATTTTTGGTATGGTTTTACAAGATACATGGTTATTTCATGGAACGATTTATGATAATATTCGTTATGGACGGATAGATGCCCGTCGTGATGAAGTGATTGAGGCTGCTAAACAAGCGAATGTTGATCACTTTATTCGAACATTGCCAGAAGGCTATGATATGATTGTCAATGAAGAGGCAAATAATATATCGCAGGGTGAAAAACAGTTATTAACAATTGCTCGTGCAATTTTGAAAAATCCACCAATTATGATTTTAGACGAAGCCACTTCATCGGTTGATACACGTTTAGAGCATATGTTACAGGATGCAATGCAAAAAGTGATGCAGGGACGTACAAGTTTTGTGATTGCTCATCGTTTGTCTACAATTCGTAATGCGGATTTAATTCTTGTGATTAAAGATGGTTATTTAATAGAAAAGGGAACCCACGAACAGTTAATAGCACAACAGGGATTTTATCAAAAACTTTATAATGCACAATTTCAAGATGATGTGTTAGAAGAAAAATAA
- a CDS encoding PTS sugar transporter subunit IIA → MKLYSVANGRTKNIEEVSDEAFSQKMMGDGIAIMSCDGCVYAPADGEVTMLFPTHHAIGIKTTLGIEILIHIGIDTVEMNGDGFVAFVKQGDKVKCGDLLIQFDLNKVIQAGYEPDIMVILTNTSQYQKMIKTTQDEIAVHDVLLEIE, encoded by the coding sequence ATGAAATTGTATAGTGTTGCAAATGGGCGTACAAAAAATATTGAAGAAGTGAGTGATGAAGCTTTTTCACAAAAAATGATGGGTGATGGTATAGCGATTATGTCTTGTGATGGATGCGTTTATGCTCCAGCTGATGGAGAAGTGACAATGTTATTTCCAACTCATCATGCAATTGGGATAAAGACAACTTTAGGGATTGAAATTCTTATTCATATTGGAATTGATACTGTAGAAATGAATGGGGATGGTTTTGTGGCATTTGTTAAACAAGGTGATAAAGTCAAATGTGGTGATTTATTAATTCAATTTGATCTCAATAAGGTGATACAAGCAGGATATGAGCCGGATATTATGGTTATTTTGACAAATACATCACAATATCAGAAGATGATTAAGACAACGCAAGATGAAATCGCTGTTCATGATGTATTACTAGAAATAGAATAG